The genomic interval CGCTACCCGAATACGTCGCGAAACGGACATCCGGACCGGTGGGCATTCCTTCTGCCCTCCGGTCCGGACGTCTCAGGCCGCGGGATCCGCCGCGCCGGGCCGGGTCAGGCGGGCTCCACCCCGGCGCGCAGCAGGCCGTAGGCGTAGGCGTCCTCGAGCGCCTGCCAGGAGGCGGCGATGACGTTGTCCGCGACGCCCACCGTCGACCACTCCCCCGCTCCGTCGGAGGTGGAGATCAGCACGCGGGTCGTGGACTGGGTGCCGTGCTTGCCCTCCAGGATGCGCACCTTGTAGTCGACCAGCTCCAGCTTGGCGAGCTGCGGGTAGATCGTCTCCAGGGCGACCCGCAGGGCGCGGTCGAGGGCGTTGACCGGGCCGTTGCCCTCGGCGGTGGCGACGATGCGCTCGCCCTTCGCCCACAGTTTCACGGTGGCTTCGTTGGCGTGGGTGCCGTCGGGGCGGTCCTCGACGATCGCGCGCCAGGACTCGACCTCGAAGTACGTCAGCGGCCCGCCCTCGGCCTCGGCGCGCAGCAGCAGCTCGAAGGAGGCGTCGGCGGCCTCGTAGGTGTAGCCCTTGAGCTCGCGCTCCTTGACCCGCTCCACGACCCGGCCGACCAGTTCGCGGTCGTCGCCGAGGTCGATGCCGAGTTCCTTGCCCTTGAGCTCGATCGAGGCGCGGCCGGCCATGTCGGAGACCAGCATGCGCATGGTGTTGCCGACCTGCTCGGGGTCGATGTGCTGGTACAGGTCCGGGTCGACCTTGATCGCGGAGGCGTGCAGTCCGGCCTTGTGCGCGAAGGCGGAGACCCCGACGTAGGGCTGGTGGGTGGAGGGGGTGAGGTTGACGACCTCGGCGATGGCGTGGGAGATGCGGGTCATCTCGCGCAGCCGGCCGTCCGGGAGCACCTTCTTGCCGTACTTCAGCTCCAGCGCGGCGACCACCGGGAACAGGTTGGCGTTGCCGACCCGCTCGCCGTAGCCGTTGGCGGTGCACTGCACGTGGGTGGCGCCCGCGTCGACGGCGGCGAGGGTGTTGGCGACCGCGCAGCCGGTGTCGTCCTGGGCGTGGATGCCGAGACGGGCGCCGGTGTCGGCGAGCACGGTGGCGACCACGGCCTGGATCTGCGCGGGGAGCATGCCGCCGTTGGTGTCGCACAGGACGACGACGTCGGCGCCGGCCTCGGCGGCCGCGCGGACCACGGCCTTGGCGTACGCGGGGTCGGCGCGGTAGCCGTCGAAGAAGTGCTCGCAGTCGACGAAGACGCGGCGGCCCTGGGAGCGGAGGTGGGAGACGGTGTCGCGGACCATCTCCAGGTTCTCGTCGAGGGTGGTGCGCAGGGCGAGCTCGACGTGCCGGTCGTGGGACTTGGCGACCAGCGTGATCACCTGCGCGCCGGAGTCGAGGAGCGCCTTGACCTGGGGGTCCTGGTCGGCGGTGGTGCCGGCGCGGCGGGTGGCGCCGAAGGCGACCAGCTGGGCGTGGCGGAACTCGATCTCCTGCCGGGCCCGGGCGAAGAACTCGGTGTCCCGCGGGTTCGCGCCGGGCCAGCCGCCCTCGATGAAGCCCACGCCGAACTCGTCCAGGTGCCGTGCGATGGCCAGCTTGTCGGCGACCGTGAGGTTGATGCCCTCGCGCTGGGCGCCGTCGCGCAGGGTGGTGTCGAAGACGTGGAACGAGTCGTCGGGCTCGCTGGTTGCGGTCATGGTCTGAAGGCTCCTGTACTGGATCTCGGTCTACCGGAATGACCGGTTCCACCGTTCCCCCATGGTCCCTCGCGCCCGGTTCCCGGCTGCGGGTGGGCCGAGAAACAGAAAAACCCCTCGCGGGTGCGAGAGGTCTGCGCGCGGGTCGAGGACGACGGTGTCCGCCCGTACGGTGTCGTACGTGCGGTCACTGCGGACCGGCGCGCCTGCTGCCAATAATCGTGGCGAACGAGAGCACGGGGGGATTTTGACACACACCGCCCTCCCGCTCACCGCCCGTCTCAGGATGCGGGCGGCCGGCGTGGCGCGATGAGACGCGGCCCGATGCTTTCCGGGCGGGGCCCGGGCGCCCGCGAGCATCGTCTCGTCGAGCGACTTCCGTGCGTGGGCCGGGGCCCGGGGCCGGCCGGCGCCGCGCGGGCCGATCGCGACGTGGACGGCCGGACCGTCGAGCAGGGCGCGCAGCCGGACGGCGTGACGGCCGGCGTCCGCGGGTCGGGTCCCGCCCCGGCGGCCCGAAGCGGGGCCGGCGGCGGGATCCCGGACAGGGCCGGGGCGGGACCCGGCCCCGGCCGTGACCGGGGACAAGGGCGGCGCGGTCCCGGGGCGGGGCCGGAAGGAGGGCAGCCCCGCGGCGGGCCGGGGCGCGGCCCCGAGGGGGACGGGAGGGGGGCCGGGGCGACGGCCCTGGCCCCCCTTCCGTCAGGTCAGCTTGTGCATCCAGCCGTGCTTGTCCTCCACCGTGCCGCGCTGGATGTCGAGAAGGGCCCGGCGGAGGCGGAGGGTGACCTCGCCCGGTTCGCCGCCGCTCTGCTGCCACTCGCCGCTCGCCCGCTTCACCGTGCCGACGGGCGTGATGACGGCGGCCGTGCCGCAGGCGAAGACCTCGGTGAGGGTGCCGTTCTCCGCGTCGCGCTGCCACTGCTCGACCGAGACGCGCTCCTCGACCGCCTCGTATCCGAGGTCGCGGGCGACGGCCAGCAGGGAGTCACGGGTGACGCCCTCCAGGATGGACCCGGTGAGGGTCGGCGTGACGATCTTGTTCCCGTACACGAAGTACAGGTTCATGCCGCCCAGTTCCTCGACCCACGTGTGCTCGACGGCGTCGAGGTAGCAGACCTGGTCGCAGCCCTTGGCGGCCGCCTCGGCCTGCGCGAGCAGGGAGGCCGCGTAGTTGCCGCCGGTCTTGGCGTCGCCCATGCCGCCGGGGACGGCCCGGACGCGGTCCTCGGAGACCCAGATGGAGACCGGCTTCACGCCGCCCGGGAAGTAGGCGCCGGCCGGGGAGGCGATCACCAGGAACAGGTACTCGTTGGCGGGCTTCACGCCCAGCCCGACCTCGGTCGCGATCATGAAGGGGCGCAGGTAGAGGGACTCCTCGCCGCCGTGCGCCGGCACCCACGCCTGGTCCTGGGCGACCAGGGCGTCGCACGCCTCGATGAACGTCTCGACCGGAAGCTCCGGCATGGCGAGACGGCGGGCGGACCGCTGGAACCGCTCGGCGTTCTTCTCGGGGCGGAACGTGGCGACGGACCCGTCGGGCTGCCGGTAGGCCTTGAGACCCTCGAAGATCTCCTGCGCGTAGTGCAGCACCGTGGTCGCCGGGTCGAGGGGGATCGGCGCGTACGGGACGAGCTGGCCGTCGTGCCAGCCGCGGCCCTCGGTCCACTTGATCGTCACCATGTGGTCGGTGAAGTGGCGGCCGAAGCCGGGGCCGGCCAGGATCGCTTCGCGTTCCGCGTCGGAGAGGGGGTGGGCCGAGGGCTTGAGCTCGATCGTGGGCGTCGTCATGAGTGCTTGTCCTTCACCGGTTGTAGTGACGGGCCGCGCACACGCCCGTACGGCCCGTGGCCAGTACTAGGACGTCCGAGCATTCCCTCAATCCGCGGCTCCGCGTTCGATTATCGCCCGGCGGAGGCGGCGGAAGAAACAGGGTGAATGCGGCCCGGTGGTCGTTGACGGCACCCGGCGGGAGAACGCGTCGAAGCCGCCGGGTGCGGATGCGACCCGGCGGCTTCGAGTGTGTCGAGGTGGGCGCCGGGTCAGCCGGCTACGCGTGCGGCGAGGGCGTCGCCGATCTGCGAGGTGCTGCGGGCGGGCAGGCCGCCGCGCTCCGCGAGGTCGGCGGAGACGGCGTCCTCGATGCGGGCGGCCTCGGCGTCGTGGCCGAGGTGGCGCAGCAGGAGGGCGACGGACAGGACCGTGGCGGTGGGGTCCGCCTTGCCCTGGCCGGCGATGTCCGGGGCCGAGCCGTGCACGGGCTCGAACATGGACGGGTACTCACGGCTCGGGTTGATGTTGCCGGAGGCCGCGACGCCGATGCCGCCGGAGACGGCCGCGGCGAGGTCGGTGATGATGTCGCCGAAGAGGTTGTCGGTGACGATCACGTCGAAACGGCCGGGGTCGGTGACCAGGTAGATGGTCGCGGCGTCGACGTGGACGTAGTCGGTGGTGACGTCCGGGTACTCCTCGGCCACCTTGGTGAAGACGTTCGTCCACAGGTGGCCGGCGAAGGTCAGCACGTTGTTCTTGTGGACCAGCGTCAGCTTCTTGCGCGGACGGGCCTGCGCGCGGGCGAAGGCGTCGCGGACGACCCGCTCGACACCGAAGGCCGTGTTGACGGAGACCTCGGTGGCGACCTCGTGCGGGGTGCCCTTGCGGATGGTGCCGCCGTTGCCCGTGTAGGGGCCCTCGGTGCCCTCGCGGACGACCACGAAGTCGATCTCGGGCTGTCCGGCGAGCGGCGTGGCGACGCCCGGGAGGAGTTTGGACGGGCGCAGGTTGACGTGGTGGTCGAAGGCGAAGCGGAGCTTCAGCAGGAAGCCGCGCTCGAGGACTCCGGACGGGACGCCCGGGTCGCCGATGGCGCCGAGCAGGATCGCGTCGTGCCGCCGGAGCGCGTCGAGGTCGGCGTCGGTGAGGGTCTCACCGGTGGCGTGGTAGCGCCGGGCGCCGAAGTCGTACTCCTCGGTCTCCAGCTTCACATCCTGCGGGAGGACGGCGGAGAGGACCTTCAGGCCTTCGGCCACGACCTCCTGGCCGATGCCGTCACCGGGGATCACTGCGAGATCGATGCTGCGAGACATGCGGGCACCCTACTCCTCGTCCCACGGGATGACATGGGGCGTCCGGCATACGGACGCCTCGGGCGTGTCAGCGGCCGGCCGACGACGGCTCAGTGGCCGGTCGAGCCGCCGTTGTCCCGGCGGTCGAGGGCGCGCTGCAGCGCGGCGGCGGCGTTCCTGCGGTCGTTCTCGGCGCTGCGGGCGGAACGGCGGACGCGGCGGGCGGTCGTCTCGGGCATGACGGATCGACTCCTTCGAAGAGGCGCGCGGACTCGGAGACGCGCGGAGGGTGACGAGACGCCGGAAGGGGCGGGGAGTCGCGGCCGCAGGGGTCGCCTGCACGGGACCGGCTCACAACCGCCGTTCGCTGGATCGAGCGACGCGTTCGGCTCCTACAAAAGTAAGGGCGCGACAGGCGCCTGTCTGCACAATTACTTGGGCTTCCTACTATTTGAGACGGTGGAGTGGGTCACACCGCCCTGACCTGCGGTTCTTCCGCGTTCGGACACACGAACGGGCCAGGTCGGGGGGGGTGACCTGGCCCGTTCGCGTCCGGGAGGGCGTCAGCCCATGTGCGGGTACGTGTAGTCGGTCGGCGGGACCAGCGTCTCCTTGATGGCGCGGGTCAGCGTCCAGCGCATCAGGTTCTGCGGGGCGCCCGCCTTGTCGTTGGTGCCGGAGGCCCGGCCGCCGCCGAAGGGCTGCTGGCCGACCACGGCGCCGGTCGACTTGTCGTTGATGTAGAAGTTGCCGGCCGCGTAGCGCAGCTTCTCCATCGTGTACGCCGCCGCCGCGCGGTCGTTCGCGATGACCGAGCCGGTGAGGGCGTAGTCCGACACCGACTCCATCTGGGTCAGCATCTCGTCGTACTTCTCGTCCTCGTAGACGTGCACGGCGAGGATCGGGCCGAAGTACTCGGTGCGGAAGACCTCGTTCTCCGGGTCGGTGCACTCGATGACGGTCGGGCGGACGAAGTACCCGACCGAGTCGTCGTAGGTGCCGCCCGCGACGATCGTGCAGGCCGGGTCCTCCTTGGCGCGGTCGATGGCGGCCTTGTTCTTCGCGAAGGACCGCTCGTCGATGACGGCGCCGATGAAGTTCGACAGGTCGGTGACGTCACCCATCGGGATGCCGTCCACCTCGGCCGCGAACTCCTCCTTGAAGCCGGAGTTCCAGATCGAGGCCGGGATGTACGCGCGCGAGGTGGCCGAGCACTTCTGGCCCTGGTACTCGAACGCGCCGCGGGTCAGCGCGGTCTTCAGCACCGCGCGGTCCGCGCTCGGGTGGGCGACGACGAAGTCCTTGCCGCCGGTCTCGCCGACGAGGCGCGGGTAGGTGCGGTACTTCTCGATGTTCTGGCCAACCGTCTTCCACAGGTGCTGGAAGGTCTTGGTGGAGCCGGTGAAGTGGATGCCGGCCAGGTCGCGGTGGTTCAGGGCGACCTCGGAGACCTCCAGGCCGTCGCCGGTGACCAGGTTGATGACGCCCTTGGGCAGCCCGGCCTCCTCCAGCAACCGCATCAGCAGCACGGCGGCGTGGGTCTGCGTCGGGGACGGCTTCCACACCACGACGTTGCCCATCAGCGCGGGCGCGGTCGGCAGGTTGGCGGCGATGGCGCTGAAGTTGAAGGGCGTGATCGCGTAGACGAAGCCCTCCAGCGGCCGGTGGTCGAGACGGTTCCACACGCCCGGGGAGTTGGCCGGGGGCTGCTCGGCGAGGATGCCGCGCGCGTAGTGGACGTTGAAGCGCCAGAAGTCGACCAGCTCGCAGGGGCTGTCGATCTCGGCCTGCTGGGCGGTCTTGGACTGGCCGAGCATGGTGGAGGCGGCGATGGTCTCGCGCCAGGGGCCGGCCAGCAGCTCGGCGGCGCGCAGGATGATCGCCGCACGGTCGTCGAAGGACATCGCGCGCCAGGCGGGGGCGGCGGCGAGGGCCGCGTCGATGGCGTCCTGGGCGTCCTGCCGGGTGGCGTTGGCGTAGGTGCCGAGGCGGGCCTTGTGGTTGTGCGGCTGCACGACGTCGAAGCGCTCGCCGCCGCCCATCCGCTTCTCGCCGCCGATGGTGCAGGGCAGGTCGATCGGGTTGTCGGCCAGCTCCTTGAGCTTGGCCTCCAGGCGGGCCCGTTCGGGGCTTCCGGGGGCGTAGCCGTGCACCGGCTCGTTGACGGGGGCGGGGACCTGGGTCACAGCGTCCATGGGTTCCGTAACTCCTTATCTGAGCGGTGTGGTGTCAGCCCTTGGTGATCATGCTGCGGGCGAAGAACCGGAGGTTGGCCGGCTTCTCCGCCAGACGCCGCATGAAATAGCCGTACCAGTCGGTGCCGTAGGCCGTGTAGACGCGCATGCGGTGGCCCTCGGCGGCGAGCCGCAGGTGTTCGTCCCCGCGGATGCCGTAGAGCATCTGGAACTCGTACTCGTCGAGCTTGCGTCCGGCGGTGCGGGCCAGTTCCTGGGCGATGGCGATCAGGCGCGGGTCGTGGGACCCGATCATCGGGTAGCCCTCGCCCTCCATCAGCGTCCGCAGGATGCGCACGTACGCCTTGTCGATCTCGTGCTTCTGCTGGTAGGCGACCTCGGCGGGCTCCTTGTAGGCGCCCTTCACCAACCGTACGCGACTGCCCGCGGCGGCGAGCCGGCGCGCGTCCTCCTCGGTCCGGAAGAGGTAGGCCTGGATGACGCAGCCGGTCTGCGGGACGTCCTTCCGCAGCTCCTCGTGGATGGCGAACATCGAGTCGAGGGTGGTGTGGTCCTCCGCGTCCAGGGTGACCGTGGTGCCGATCTCGGCGGCGGCCTCGACGACCGGGCGGACGTTGGCGAGGGCCAGTTCGTGCCCGCCGGGCAGCGCCTGCCCGAACATCGACAGCTTCACCGACATCTCGGCGCGCGGGCCGAGCTCCAGCGGCTTCAGCCGGTCGATCAGCTCCAGGTAGGCGTCACGGGCGGCCTCGGCCTGCTCGGGAGTGGTGATGTCCTCGCCGACGACGTCCATGGTGAGTTCCAGGCCGTTGCCGGTGAGCTCCTGGACGATGGGCAGGACCTCGTCCACGGTCTCGCCGGGGATGAAGCGGTCGACGACCTGCTTGGTCACCGGGGCCGCCGAGATCAGGCGTCGCATCCGGTCGCTGCGCGACGCGGCGAGAATCACGGGACCCAGCACGGGGCACCTCCACAAGCTGCATGAGGCCGCCACCCGACCATTCGGGCACGGCACGGAGAACCACCGTGAAACCTAAGGATGACCCCGATCCTGGGCCATCGACAGACGTCACGCATCCCTGGGCGAGATCTCAGACAGATGTATGAAGGACTCCGGTTTCTGCGGCAGAATGCCCGGGTGACGCCGGAACACAGGGACGACTACCAGGAGCTGGTGGACGAGATCTCGGAGCTCCTCGGCGCTCCGGCGACCCTGGAGAACCGCGACTTCGAGCTGATCGCCTTCGGCGCGTACGACAGCGAGGGCGATCTGGACCCGTCCGCGCTGGACCCGGTGCGCGCCCGCTCGATCCTGACCCGGCGCTCCACACCGGCCGTCCGCGCCTGGTTCGAGGGCTTCGGCATCACCCGCGCGACCGGCCCGGTCCGCATCCCGCGCACCCCGGAGGCGGGCGTGCACCGGGGGCGCGTCTGCCTGCCGGTACGCCATCGGGGGGTGGCGCTCGGCTACGTCTGGCTGCTGGAGGACGAGCCCGGGCCCACGCCGGAGCAGCTCGACGCGGCCATGCGGGTCACGGCGCGGATCGGCGCGCTGCTCGCCGACGAGGCGCAGCACGGCGCGGACCTCACCCGTGAGCTGCGGGCGGTGCTGACGGCGGAGCGGGACTGGCAGCGGGACATGGCGGTCGCCGAGCTGCGCACCGCCCTCGGCAGCCGCGCGGAGGGGCCGCACACGGTGGTGTGCGTCGCCCCCTGGCCGTCGGCCGACCCCGACGACGCTCCCTCGGTCCGCACGGTGCCGGGCGCGACGGCGCTGTGCACGCTGCCCTGGGGGGCCGCGTCCGTGTCCCTCGCGCTGCTGCTGCGGCTGCGCTCCGCCGACGTACTGACGCCGGCGACGACCGCGGCCGGCCGGCTGCTGGAGCGGGCCCGGGACGGCGGTACGGCG from Streptomyces sp. DH-12 carries:
- the cimA gene encoding citramalate synthase gives rise to the protein MTATSEPDDSFHVFDTTLRDGAQREGINLTVADKLAIARHLDEFGVGFIEGGWPGANPRDTEFFARARQEIEFRHAQLVAFGATRRAGTTADQDPQVKALLDSGAQVITLVAKSHDRHVELALRTTLDENLEMVRDTVSHLRSQGRRVFVDCEHFFDGYRADPAYAKAVVRAAAEAGADVVVLCDTNGGMLPAQIQAVVATVLADTGARLGIHAQDDTGCAVANTLAAVDAGATHVQCTANGYGERVGNANLFPVVAALELKYGKKVLPDGRLREMTRISHAIAEVVNLTPSTHQPYVGVSAFAHKAGLHASAIKVDPDLYQHIDPEQVGNTMRMLVSDMAGRASIELKGKELGIDLGDDRELVGRVVERVKERELKGYTYEAADASFELLLRAEAEGGPLTYFEVESWRAIVEDRPDGTHANEATVKLWAKGERIVATAEGNGPVNALDRALRVALETIYPQLAKLELVDYKVRILEGKHGTQSTTRVLISTSDGAGEWSTVGVADNVIAASWQALEDAYAYGLLRAGVEPA
- a CDS encoding branched-chain amino acid aminotransferase, coding for MTTPTIELKPSAHPLSDAEREAILAGPGFGRHFTDHMVTIKWTEGRGWHDGQLVPYAPIPLDPATTVLHYAQEIFEGLKAYRQPDGSVATFRPEKNAERFQRSARRLAMPELPVETFIEACDALVAQDQAWVPAHGGEESLYLRPFMIATEVGLGVKPANEYLFLVIASPAGAYFPGGVKPVSIWVSEDRVRAVPGGMGDAKTGGNYAASLLAQAEAAAKGCDQVCYLDAVEHTWVEELGGMNLYFVYGNKIVTPTLTGSILEGVTRDSLLAVARDLGYEAVEERVSVEQWQRDAENGTLTEVFACGTAAVITPVGTVKRASGEWQQSGGEPGEVTLRLRRALLDIQRGTVEDKHGWMHKLT
- a CDS encoding 3-isopropylmalate dehydrogenase, with protein sequence MSRSIDLAVIPGDGIGQEVVAEGLKVLSAVLPQDVKLETEEYDFGARRYHATGETLTDADLDALRRHDAILLGAIGDPGVPSGVLERGFLLKLRFAFDHHVNLRPSKLLPGVATPLAGQPEIDFVVVREGTEGPYTGNGGTIRKGTPHEVATEVSVNTAFGVERVVRDAFARAQARPRKKLTLVHKNNVLTFAGHLWTNVFTKVAEEYPDVTTDYVHVDAATIYLVTDPGRFDVIVTDNLFGDIITDLAAAVSGGIGVAASGNINPSREYPSMFEPVHGSAPDIAGQGKADPTATVLSVALLLRHLGHDAEAARIEDAVSADLAERGGLPARSTSQIGDALAARVAG
- the pruA gene encoding L-glutamate gamma-semialdehyde dehydrogenase, with translation MDAVTQVPAPVNEPVHGYAPGSPERARLEAKLKELADNPIDLPCTIGGEKRMGGGERFDVVQPHNHKARLGTYANATRQDAQDAIDAALAAAPAWRAMSFDDRAAIILRAAELLAGPWRETIAASTMLGQSKTAQQAEIDSPCELVDFWRFNVHYARGILAEQPPANSPGVWNRLDHRPLEGFVYAITPFNFSAIAANLPTAPALMGNVVVWKPSPTQTHAAVLLMRLLEEAGLPKGVINLVTGDGLEVSEVALNHRDLAGIHFTGSTKTFQHLWKTVGQNIEKYRTYPRLVGETGGKDFVVAHPSADRAVLKTALTRGAFEYQGQKCSATSRAYIPASIWNSGFKEEFAAEVDGIPMGDVTDLSNFIGAVIDERSFAKNKAAIDRAKEDPACTIVAGGTYDDSVGYFVRPTVIECTDPENEVFRTEYFGPILAVHVYEDEKYDEMLTQMESVSDYALTGSVIANDRAAAAYTMEKLRYAAGNFYINDKSTGAVVGQQPFGGGRASGTNDKAGAPQNLMRWTLTRAIKETLVPPTDYTYPHMG
- a CDS encoding proline dehydrogenase family protein; amino-acid sequence: MLGPVILAASRSDRMRRLISAAPVTKQVVDRFIPGETVDEVLPIVQELTGNGLELTMDVVGEDITTPEQAEAARDAYLELIDRLKPLELGPRAEMSVKLSMFGQALPGGHELALANVRPVVEAAAEIGTTVTLDAEDHTTLDSMFAIHEELRKDVPQTGCVIQAYLFRTEEDARRLAAAGSRVRLVKGAYKEPAEVAYQQKHEIDKAYVRILRTLMEGEGYPMIGSHDPRLIAIAQELARTAGRKLDEYEFQMLYGIRGDEHLRLAAEGHRMRVYTAYGTDWYGYFMRRLAEKPANLRFFARSMITKG
- a CDS encoding helix-turn-helix domain-containing protein; this encodes MYEGLRFLRQNARVTPEHRDDYQELVDEISELLGAPATLENRDFELIAFGAYDSEGDLDPSALDPVRARSILTRRSTPAVRAWFEGFGITRATGPVRIPRTPEAGVHRGRVCLPVRHRGVALGYVWLLEDEPGPTPEQLDAAMRVTARIGALLADEAQHGADLTRELRAVLTAERDWQRDMAVAELRTALGSRAEGPHTVVCVAPWPSADPDDAPSVRTVPGATALCTLPWGAASVSLALLLRLRSADVLTPATTAAGRLLERARDGGTAGRTGRPPVAAGIAASRTGLADLGTAWDEASASARAALAEPRLGPVAHWASIGPYRLLTALPPGAARDPAVGPLLSPAHTELARTAEAYLDRAGQAGRTAAELGIHRQTLYYRLSRVERLTGLDLDDGEDRLLLHMALKAHRL